Proteins from one Catenuloplanes atrovinosus genomic window:
- a CDS encoding succinate dehydrogenase/fumarate reductase iron-sulfur subunit, with amino-acid sequence MNLKLRVWRQKGPEDKGRMVTYEVTDISPDASFLEMLDVLNERLILEGDDPIAFDHDCREGICGMCGMMINGVAHGPERATTTCQLHMRHFKDGDSIDIEPWRAAAFPVIKDLVVNRGAFDSIIQAGGYITAPTGTAPDAHATPVPKADADAAFEAATCIGCGACVAACPNGSSMLFTAAKVAHLGLLPQGQPERSSRVISMIEAQDEAGFGGCTNAGECTTVCPKGIPLNLIGRLNADYLKAVSGR; translated from the coding sequence ATGAATCTCAAGCTGCGCGTCTGGCGTCAGAAGGGCCCGGAGGACAAGGGCCGGATGGTGACGTACGAGGTCACCGACATCTCCCCGGACGCCTCCTTCCTCGAGATGCTCGACGTCCTCAACGAGCGCCTGATCCTCGAGGGCGACGACCCGATCGCGTTCGACCACGACTGCCGTGAGGGCATCTGCGGCATGTGCGGCATGATGATCAACGGCGTGGCGCACGGCCCGGAGCGGGCCACCACCACCTGCCAGCTGCACATGCGGCACTTCAAGGACGGCGACTCGATCGACATCGAGCCGTGGCGGGCCGCGGCGTTCCCGGTGATCAAGGACCTGGTGGTCAACCGGGGCGCGTTCGACTCGATCATCCAGGCCGGCGGCTACATCACGGCGCCGACCGGCACCGCGCCGGACGCCCACGCCACCCCGGTGCCGAAGGCCGACGCGGATGCCGCGTTCGAGGCCGCCACCTGCATCGGCTGCGGCGCGTGCGTCGCCGCCTGCCCGAACGGTTCGTCCATGCTGTTCACCGCCGCGAAGGTGGCGCACCTGGGCCTGCTGCCGCAGGGCCAGCCGGAGCGCTCCTCCCGGGTGATCAGCATGATCGAGGCGCAGGACGAGGCGGGCTTCGGCGGCTGCACCAACGCCGGCGAATGCACCACGGTCTGCCCGAAGGGCATCCCGCTCAACCTGATCGGCCGGCTCAACGCCGACTACCTCAAGGCCGTCTCCGGCCGCTGA
- a CDS encoding fumarate reductase/succinate dehydrogenase flavoprotein subunit: MTNFWTEGEPIADTAAPDGPVETRWERRQFSAKLVNPANRRKLTVIVVGTGLAGGSAAATLGEAGYHVKSYCYQDSPRRAHSIAAQGGINAAKNYRNDGDSIYRLFYDTVKGGDFRARESNVYRLAQVSVNIIDQCVAQGVPFAREYGGLLDNRSFGGTQVSRTFYARGQTGQQLLLGAYQALERQIAAGNVEMHERHEMLELIIVDGKARGIVVRDMVTGEISTELADAVVLASGGYGNVFFLSTNAKGCNVTATWRAHRKGAYFANPCYTQIHPTCIPESGSHQSKLTLMSESLRNDGRVWVPKKAGDHRDAADIPEDERDYYLERIYPSFGNLVPRDIASRAAKNVCDEGRGVGPGGLGVYLDFADAIARLGRAAVEAKYGNLFEMYSRITGEDPYVTPMRIYPAVHYTMGGLWVDYDLQSNIPGLFVIGEANFSDHGANRLGASALMQGLADGYFVLPNTLGNYLAAGPYPKIGVDHPAVVEARSSVEQRIQKFLSINGDRTVDSFHRELGHIMWEYCGMERTEEGLTKAIGLIRSLREEFWTRVKVPGRGEELNQNLEKAGRVADFFELAELMCIDALHRAESCGGHFRAESQTEDGEALRHDDEFAYVAAWEHVGFGSAPTLHKEDLNFEYVHPTQRSYK, translated from the coding sequence ATGACGAACTTCTGGACCGAGGGCGAGCCGATCGCCGACACCGCCGCGCCGGACGGCCCGGTGGAGACCCGCTGGGAGCGCCGCCAGTTCTCCGCGAAGCTGGTCAACCCGGCCAACCGCCGCAAGCTGACCGTGATCGTGGTCGGCACCGGCCTGGCCGGTGGTTCCGCCGCGGCCACGCTGGGCGAGGCCGGCTACCACGTGAAGTCCTACTGCTACCAGGACAGCCCGCGGCGCGCGCACTCGATCGCGGCGCAGGGCGGCATCAACGCGGCGAAGAACTACCGCAACGACGGTGACTCGATCTACCGCCTGTTCTACGACACGGTCAAGGGCGGCGACTTCCGCGCCCGCGAGTCCAACGTGTACCGGCTGGCCCAGGTCAGCGTGAACATCATCGACCAGTGCGTGGCGCAGGGCGTGCCGTTCGCCCGCGAGTACGGCGGCCTGCTGGACAACCGTTCGTTCGGCGGCACCCAGGTGTCCCGCACGTTCTACGCCCGGGGCCAAACCGGTCAGCAGCTGCTGCTCGGCGCGTACCAGGCGCTGGAGCGGCAGATCGCGGCCGGCAACGTGGAGATGCACGAGCGGCACGAGATGCTCGAGCTGATCATCGTGGACGGCAAGGCGCGCGGCATCGTGGTCCGCGACATGGTCACCGGCGAGATCAGCACCGAGCTGGCGGACGCGGTCGTGCTGGCCTCCGGCGGCTACGGCAACGTCTTCTTCCTCTCCACCAACGCCAAGGGCTGCAACGTCACCGCCACCTGGCGTGCGCACCGCAAGGGCGCGTACTTCGCGAACCCGTGCTACACGCAGATCCACCCGACCTGCATCCCGGAGTCCGGCTCGCACCAGAGCAAGCTCACGCTGATGTCGGAGTCGCTGCGCAACGACGGCCGCGTGTGGGTGCCGAAGAAGGCGGGCGACCACCGCGACGCGGCGGACATCCCCGAGGATGAGCGCGACTACTACCTGGAGCGCATCTACCCGTCGTTCGGCAACCTGGTGCCGCGGGACATCGCGTCCCGGGCGGCCAAGAACGTCTGCGACGAGGGGCGCGGCGTCGGCCCCGGCGGGCTCGGCGTCTACCTGGACTTCGCGGACGCGATCGCGCGGCTCGGCCGGGCCGCGGTCGAGGCCAAGTACGGCAACCTGTTCGAGATGTACTCGCGGATCACCGGCGAGGACCCGTACGTCACGCCGATGCGCATCTACCCCGCGGTGCACTACACGATGGGCGGGCTCTGGGTCGACTACGACCTGCAGTCCAACATCCCCGGCCTGTTCGTGATCGGCGAGGCGAACTTCTCCGACCACGGCGCGAACCGGCTCGGCGCGTCCGCGCTGATGCAAGGGCTGGCGGACGGGTACTTCGTGCTGCCGAACACGCTGGGCAACTACCTGGCGGCCGGTCCGTACCCGAAGATCGGTGTGGATCATCCGGCCGTGGTCGAGGCGCGCAGCTCCGTGGAGCAGCGCATCCAGAAGTTCCTCTCCATCAACGGTGACCGGACCGTCGACTCCTTCCACCGCGAGCTCGGCCACATCATGTGGGAGTACTGCGGCATGGAGCGCACCGAGGAGGGCCTGACCAAGGCGATCGGCCTGATCCGCTCGCTGCGCGAGGAGTTCTGGACCCGGGTCAAGGTGCCGGGCCGCGGCGAGGAGCTGAACCAGAACCTGGAGAAGGCCGGCCGCGTTGCCGACTTCTTCGAGCTGGCCGAGCTGATGTGCATCGACGCGCTGCACCGGGCCGAGTCCTGCGGCGGTCACTTCCGGGCCGAGAGCCAGACCGAGGACGGCGAGGCGCTGCGGCACGACGACGAGTTCGCGTACGTCGCGGCCTGGGAGCACGTCGGCTTCGGCTCGGCGCCCACGCTGCACAAGGAAGACCTCAACTTCGAGTACGTCCACCCCACCCAGCGGAGCTACAAGTAA